TGCGTGGGAGGTTGATGTCAAAAAGTACATACAGAACTACAGAAATTTTACTACATACAGAAATTTTAGCGCCCTGGGCGAAAAAATTTTCGATGCCTCTTTTTTGGCGACGTTTTTTAAAGACTCGAGTATTCACTTACCCAAGTAATTGAGAATGTGGGTTCGATTTTGGATCGTtgtgcaaattataaaattccacCATTCTCCGTAACGACGTGAGTAAAGGTGCAGGTTAATTATATGGATTAATTTTTACCCATGGTATGATAGAGAGAGCAACtcgtaaattattaaaaccaaccATAAGCCTGCCTGAGACTAGTCgttaaaaaagatttgaaaacctCTATGATACAAAAAATACCTAAGTACTTATGTTTAATCAACCCCACACATTGTAATGGATCTTAGGAGATGTAAAAATCAAAAGCAGGCATGCGCTCATTTATTTTGCTTACAAATTCCAATCATAAGTAACTTGCGTGTATTTTCTATTCGAAACATGTTCGTTTATAAAATTACACGATTTGGAAATGAATCCCAGGaccacatattattatgttgtaactAGGTTTCCCATTTAGTATCATATaataattccaaataaaatacactaTCCACAATTAGAACATAAGGGCAATGATTTAATGCTAAAATATGTTCATGATCTAATTGATGCAGTTGTGCACTTAGATACGTCTATGAGTGGCACgatattcattaaaaacattatacaaaaaattataaacgctttatattttaatacttttaatgaaCTTTTTCGGATACAATATGTgtgatttcaaatttaaaataaaccttaacttataaataaataatttcatacattCAACACATATACATACACTACAGCCTTGAATTTCTTAGGAGTACTAATGCTGACAGCAAATAATTTCTATTGTGCTTTAATATAACGTCATTCCTAACAAATGTatcgttattttatttctgtttaacTATTAGTTTGATTGTAGAAATGCAATACAAAATTGTATCAAAGTAAGGTTTGCAAATCCTGAATGCTATGACGTAGTCTTTAtagcaatttatattattgtttagacGGGGCTGCGGAAGTTCTTGCCCGCGTATTTGGCGGCAGCACCGAGTTCCTCCTCGATACGTAAGATCTGGTTGTATTTTGCGAGACGCTCGGAGCGGCACGGCGCGCCAGTCTTAATCTGACCAGTTGAAAGACCCACAACTAAATCAGCAATGAAAGTGTCTTCAGTCTCACCAGAtctaaaattagaaaaataatattatttatatattagaagTAACATTgtcttgtttaatttttgtatttcacATAATAAAGGAACTCTAGTCACACAAAATAGATGGATTATTAGTATGTTTTTCACCCATGTATCCATAAAGCCTGTGTTACAAAGTAGCAAAatcacgaaatattttttttaatacgtacgttttataacttataacattGCCCTagagtaatatattaaaatacaagagAATAATAAAGAGTAATTATAGTTTCTGACCTGTGGGATACCATGGTGCCCCATCCATTCTTCTTGGCCAGCAAATGAGCGTCGATAGACTCGGTGACGCTGCCGATTTGGTTCACCTTCAACAGCAGACAGTTGCACGCTTTCTTCTCCACAGCGGTGGCAATGCGCTTCGGATTTGTTACCTGTCATACAAATTAGATGTATGtgaatgtattaaaaaactATTGCAATTTAACTCAAACTTTTAAAAACTACAATGTGCATGCCTTGGGATCGTAACCGAGACCTCAGTCTAGCccgttaaattattaatcaataacaGCTATTAATGTGATGAGAAGGGTAAATAGAGGTGAAAattctataatctatatatataaaaatgaattgctgttcgttagtctcgctaaaactcgagaacggctgaacggatttatcttatcttggtcttgaattattcgtggaggtctagggaaggtttaaaaaggtgagaaaaattcgaataattgccgggaaaatcctcaaaacagcatttttctatttcccatacaaacgttttctaactaatacgtagagtcaatttgagctttattgctattgtataaaattcactgttgtctaagcaatgtaggtgtgttcctaacatcaaagcagtgtgcgttggagcacagaatataataatgtaatgtcgcgttctgaaactcaacaaaagtgatatcgcggacccgactaaattgaacagtcacaaaatttaatatatcattagttatttggttgacctcacgatattatttcttttgttttactttaaaatgcatgttttcgttatggacaatttttgagctacttatgcatatctatacttataataaatctgtagagaggtcaattctgtacatgaaatatatttccaaaataactgggggtgattagggatcgatactgatgccaaaaatacaattagtaaaatttttgtgtctgtctgtataaccgttatagaaacaaaaactactcgacggattttaacttaacttggtacaattatttttcatactcctgagctggttatagtatacttttcatcacgctacaattaataggagcatagcagtgatggaaaatgttgggaaaacgggagaagttactccattttttaagcttccgtcatttcgtgtgcaaccttaatggttaaaagttccttcgatttcaccaggatcccatcatcagaccctgaccggacaatcggaccaactgcataccaccataaattaaaaaaacatcccgacaaattgagcaccttctccatttttgaaacccgaaatccacgcgggcgaagctgcgggcggaaactagtttataatatttttacagttatGTTACCTAGGCATCTACACTATCAGTACTCCTCTTAGGATCATACAGTCATAGTATTTCGTTAagaatatcgaaaaaaaaatataaatgaactcAATTGGTAGTAAGAACCATTTATGGAGttaatcaaagcaataaataaaaataaacgcaaacaatacaataaatatatttaattgataatgACTATCAATTTTTTAATACCTGTTAGGTAATATGTTATGTGTCATTAAccaatttagatgaaatttgatgaAAATGCGGAAATGggtaaagaaaatttaaaaggaGTAAGAAGAAAAATGTTTGATCCTATAAAATGACTCACCTTAGCaagcaaaatatattctatgaaaaatccagtatataatatactaaccGTAAGATCGTCGCCAACAATTTGGATGGGAGTGCGAGCTGTCAGGCTCGCCCACGCGGCCCAGTCGTCCTGGTCGAAGGGGTCCTCAATAGACACCATGGGGAAGTCCTTGATAAAGTCAAGGTACACCTCCGCAAGCTTCTCAGAGGAAAGGTAGTCTGCAGGGTTTGATTTAGGGTTCTTGAAGTCAAGATCGTATGATCCGTTCTTGAAGAATTCAGACGCAGCTACATCCATAGCGATGTCGATCTGTAATTTTTTCAAACTATTAATAAGCTCTTAATTGTATTATTGAATAcagttacattttatattttttaatatgacatTGTTTTGAAGTAATTAGTAAAGAACTTTCCATAGTTCTTTTTGAAACAAATTTCTATGGATGTGAGcgaccatttttttattaacggcAAATGTAAGTTTTTAAGGTAGAGCTATATTCTgtcaaacattaattaattgctAATGAAAACAAGTCACTTACTTTGCCTGTGTAGCCAGCTGACTGGATAGCATCCTGGATGAGATAGAGAGCATCTTTGTTGTTCTGGATGTTGGGGGCGAAACCACCTTCATCACCAACAGCGGTGGAGTCCAAACCAAACTTCTCCTTAATAATCTTCTTCAAGTGATGGTACACTTCAGAACCCATGCGCATAGCCTCGCTGAATGATGATGCACCTGAAAATGAAGCAACAAATTGTAGAATGGAAAGGTCTTACTTCAGGTTTTTGCTTACAGaaactgttaaaaatatatataccactTATTATATTACACAGGAAATAAATTTACCTGTGGGCAAAATCATGAACTCTTGCATAGCCAACTTATTGCCAGCATGGGAACCACCATTAATAACATTGAACGCTGGAACTGGCAATACAATGTTACTGTTTCCAGCCAGATCGGCCAAATGCTTGTACAGTGGTACTCCTTTCTTGGCAGCACCAGCCTTGGCTACAGCCAAGGATACACCCAGGATAGCATTGGCACCAAATTTGGATTTGTTTTCAGTGCCATCCAACTGCAGCATGAACTGGTCAATCTGTGTATAAGATATGTAAcatattgaaatgttaaaacataaaataacataaaaatcttatatttattgtactgTTATCTCAATTTATCATAAACTCAAACAAACATTCTTATCACCTGAATACCAGAGgtcaagaaaaacaaaacaaattatgtcTACTAAAAATTCTATTGATgcaattgaatattaaaaaacatcaccctaataaaaaaaaaatattcttcaaattaaacatattttatccatAAGTAGTTGTAATACAGTTAAGCCCCTAATTGCAGCttctaaaatttattcattgatATTGGATTTTACTTTGCAACTATCAATAAGTATTCTCAAATAGGTACTGGTCATAGCTTATACACAACAATTAATAAGCTTAAATTATATTGCACTTCTTATAAATGTCTCAAGTTTatggattaatattttttatttatgtaccaaCCTCCTTCTGTTGAGTTACTTCAAGGTTTTGCTTGAGGAGTTCAGGAGCGATGATCTCATTGATGTTCTTGATAGCAGTTAGCACACCCTTGCCATGGTACTCTCCCTTGACATTGTCCCTGAGCTCCAGTGCCTCGTGGACACCAGTGGAAGCTCCTGATGGCACCGCAGCACGGAAAAGACCAAGTTCTGTGacctgaaaaataaaagtactattaatttttttgataaaatgagttatataaattgtaaatattaacaaaatgtaaCATTATTCTAATCAGTATGTCTGGAACGAATTTTTACATAATGTAAATATGTTAAGGTtttgttaaagtaattttttttttggaatttgtAGATGTGGTTATCATATTTGGTACTAAAATACAGTAGGATGAATATGGAGCACAAGTAAACTTTGAATAGTAAATTGTATAACCATGGTAATAGTAAACTGAAAATGTATAAGATTTGGCAGTATGAATCTCAATACATTAACTCATTCAATGTGATAgtacataaatttaaatcagtACCTCAAGCACTATGTGATGTGTGACATATGCTAGTTATGCCACAGAGGCAAAtttcagtaataaataatttaacccTAGCCCTAATATTATACAATGAGACATCATACTAAAATgagatacaataaataaaactgtaagaatgattaaaaaaaaataatatttattgagatAAAGGGTGTGTCAAGTTTACCCATATACGTATGAA
This portion of the Manduca sexta isolate Smith_Timp_Sample1 chromosome 14, JHU_Msex_v1.0, whole genome shotgun sequence genome encodes:
- the LOC115445195 gene encoding enolase, encoding MPIKSIKARQIFDSRGNPTVEVDLVTELGLFRAAVPSGASTGVHEALELRDNVKGEYHGKGVLTAIKNINEIIAPELLKQNLEVTQQKEIDQFMLQLDGTENKSKFGANAILGVSLAVAKAGAAKKGVPLYKHLADLAGNSNIVLPVPAFNVINGGSHAGNKLAMQEFMILPTGASSFSEAMRMGSEVYHHLKKIIKEKFGLDSTAVGDEGGFAPNIQNNKDALYLIQDAIQSAGYTGKIDIAMDVAASEFFKNGSYDLDFKNPKSNPADYLSSEKLAEVYLDFIKDFPMVSIEDPFDQDDWAAWASLTARTPIQIVGDDLTVTNPKRIATAVEKKACNCLLLKVNQIGSVTESIDAHLLAKKNGWGTMVSHRSGETEDTFIADLVVGLSTGQIKTGAPCRSERLAKYNQILRIEEELGAAAKYAGKNFRSPV